Proteins from a genomic interval of Flammeovirgaceae bacterium SG7u.111:
- a CDS encoding glycosyltransferase, giving the protein MKILLTSIGTRGDMEPFLAIGEMLEQKGHDVVCLFPEQFRDLVEDSNMRFASLGTKFIEMLESDAGKAALGGGGSQWKKILAYTKLAKIQSKNNKLLVKLQQEVATREKPDRIVHNGKAMYPVIWDVTHPDKTIFVSPVPNLHYVKGNTHLAFNSNYGEFLNKLTFKIADWGLIKTIMSSLKLLGISNIKKQQIKEVIANHKVIYTISPQLYPRPEYWKPNLNVLGYHERNKTVNWTPSKELLAFLEKHPTPLFITFGSMTNPKPGEKTKIILDILTKHKIPAIINTAAGGLAEPAFYDKELVHFVDRIPYDWVFPKVSAIVHHGGSGTTHMALKHGCATLIIPHIIDQFLWNKLISKLGAGPLGIKIGKVSKKLLEPLLLGLINNPSYKEKAEEIARKMAEENLSEELCGEIVG; this is encoded by the coding sequence ATGAAAATACTTTTAACTTCCATAGGTACACGCGGAGATATGGAGCCTTTTTTGGCTATTGGCGAAATGCTGGAACAGAAAGGGCATGATGTTGTTTGCTTATTTCCAGAACAGTTCAGGGATCTTGTGGAAGATTCAAACATGAGATTTGCCTCGCTAGGAACTAAATTCATTGAAATGCTTGAAAGCGATGCAGGCAAAGCAGCTTTGGGCGGTGGTGGTTCGCAATGGAAAAAGATACTAGCCTACACGAAGCTAGCTAAGATCCAGTCGAAGAACAATAAGCTTTTGGTAAAGCTACAGCAAGAGGTGGCCACAAGGGAAAAACCTGACAGAATAGTCCACAACGGCAAAGCGATGTACCCAGTAATTTGGGATGTAACCCATCCAGATAAAACTATATTCGTAAGCCCTGTTCCCAATTTACACTATGTAAAAGGGAATACACACTTGGCTTTCAATAGCAATTATGGTGAGTTCTTAAACAAACTCACTTTTAAAATAGCCGACTGGGGTTTGATAAAAACCATCATGAGTTCTTTGAAATTGCTTGGCATTTCCAATATAAAGAAGCAGCAGATCAAGGAAGTAATTGCCAACCACAAAGTCATATATACCATTTCACCTCAACTTTACCCAAGACCAGAGTATTGGAAACCTAACCTCAACGTACTGGGCTACCACGAACGGAACAAGACGGTGAACTGGACGCCAAGTAAAGAATTGCTTGCATTTTTGGAAAAACATCCGACGCCTCTTTTTATCACCTTTGGGAGCATGACCAACCCCAAACCTGGGGAAAAGACAAAGATCATTTTGGATATTCTTACCAAACATAAAATTCCTGCAATCATCAATACCGCTGCAGGAGGTTTGGCAGAACCTGCTTTTTATGATAAAGAGTTGGTTCATTTCGTAGATCGAATCCCCTACGATTGGGTATTTCCTAAAGTGTCCGCTATAGTCCATCATGGTGGGTCAGGAACTACACATATGGCACTCAAACACGGATGCGCTACGCTTATTATTCCCCATATCATTGACCAATTCTTGTGGAACAAACTTATTAGTAAACTTGGGGCAGGCCCTTTGGGTATTAAGATAGGAAAGGTTTCCAAGAAGCTACTTGAG
- a CDS encoding DUF1572 family protein, producing the protein MESTYLYSVKKQFDYYKSLGERTFDQLNEEELFWQYNGESNSIAIIVNHLWGNMKSRWTDFLIADGEKEWRNRDQEFESIIKTKEELLAKWDEGWKCLFDALDSVNKENFGTEVYIRNQSHTIVDAINRQLAHYSSHIGQIIFIGRMIKGSKWQSLSIPKGGSSEFNKAKFAKGKHGGHFSDDLK; encoded by the coding sequence ATGGAATCAACCTATCTTTATAGCGTCAAAAAGCAATTTGACTATTACAAATCTCTCGGAGAGCGGACTTTTGATCAGCTCAATGAGGAGGAGTTGTTTTGGCAGTACAATGGAGAATCAAATTCGATCGCGATCATCGTCAATCATCTTTGGGGTAATATGAAATCGCGCTGGACTGATTTCCTGATTGCCGACGGGGAAAAAGAATGGCGAAACCGTGACCAGGAATTTGAATCAATAATTAAAACGAAAGAAGAACTTCTGGCTAAGTGGGATGAGGGCTGGAAGTGCCTGTTCGATGCCCTTGATTCTGTAAACAAAGAAAATTTTGGAACAGAAGTTTATATAAGAAATCAATCTCATACCATTGTTGATGCAATCAACCGCCAATTGGCTCACTATTCCAGCCATATTGGTCAAATCATATTTATCGGTAGAATGATAAAAGGTAGCAAATGGCAGAGTTTGTCAATCCCAAAAGGGGGATCGTCGGAATTTAATAAAGCCAAATTTGCAAAGGGAAAGCATGGAGGTCATTTTTCAGATGATCTGAAATAA
- a CDS encoding N-acetyltransferase, which yields MAYHIIRPALLSDAHKLLQLYKEVAKTVGGMAREEDEISQEYIIQNLTNSLKNGVSYVVELSNGEELVAEIHCYKLTPRVFDHVLSELTIAVHPSYQGQGLGKELFSTLLTHIEQHRPDILRVELIARESNQKAIAFYKKLGFKIEGRFERRIDNKTDTFEADIPMAWFNRKYV from the coding sequence ATGGCTTACCACATCATCAGACCAGCTCTTCTATCAGATGCGCATAAACTCTTACAGCTATACAAGGAAGTAGCCAAAACCGTTGGTGGCATGGCGCGAGAAGAAGATGAAATATCACAAGAATATATAATACAGAATCTCACCAATTCACTGAAGAATGGAGTAAGCTACGTAGTGGAACTTTCCAATGGAGAGGAGTTGGTCGCAGAGATTCATTGCTACAAACTAACCCCAAGGGTGTTCGATCATGTTCTTTCCGAGCTTACCATTGCCGTACACCCTAGCTATCAGGGTCAAGGCTTGGGAAAAGAGTTGTTTTCGACTTTGCTCACGCACATCGAACAGCATCGCCCTGATATTTTGCGGGTAGAACTTATTGCAAGGGAAAGCAACCAGAAAGCGATTGCTTTTTATAAAAAGTTAGGCTTCAAAATAGAAGGTCGTTTTGAAAGGAGGATCGATAACAAAACCGACACCTTTGAAGCGGATATTCCGATGGCGTGGTTTAATAGGAAGTACGTGTGA
- a CDS encoding DinB family protein yields the protein MSTHIGFPSKEEYPSYAEMYMKWYKKDGSLLKQFKKSLEKTKELIGSLTDEELDFSYAKDKWSIKELLVHIIDDERIYGYRALAFARNDKTNLPGFEQEDYNTNSGAAERTIENIMEEYEALRISTIKLYEGFSEVALRRKGVANGNQASVRALGYHILGHDLHHIDRIENVYLQRNG from the coding sequence ATGAGCACACATATTGGGTTTCCATCGAAAGAAGAGTATCCAAGCTATGCAGAAATGTATATGAAATGGTACAAAAAAGACGGGAGCCTTTTAAAGCAATTCAAAAAAAGTTTAGAGAAAACAAAAGAGTTGATCGGTTCTTTAACCGATGAAGAATTGGATTTCAGTTACGCTAAAGATAAATGGTCAATAAAAGAGCTATTGGTTCATATTATTGATGATGAGCGAATCTATGGGTATAGAGCCCTTGCCTTTGCAAGAAATGATAAAACTAACTTGCCGGGATTTGAGCAAGAGGATTATAATACAAATTCGGGGGCAGCTGAGCGAACAATTGAAAACATAATGGAGGAATATGAAGCGCTGAGAATTTCTACTATTAAATTATACGAAGGGTTTTCTGAAGTAGCTCTCAGAAGAAAAGGGGTTGCCAATGGTAACCAGGCTAGTGTACGAGCTTTAGGGTATCATATTCTTGGACACGATTTACATCATATTGATAGGATAGAGAATGTGTATTTGCAGCGAAATGGGTAA
- a CDS encoding type II toxin-antitoxin system PemK/MazF family toxin — MEVSQYEIVLVNLDPTVGSEIKKTRPCVVISPNEMNKHLKTVVVAPMTTKNKNYPTRVEVKHKNQKGWAAIDQIRTIDKQRIVEVYNSLSPKEINQTKAVIRETFVD, encoded by the coding sequence ATGGAAGTAAGCCAGTACGAAATAGTTCTTGTCAACCTTGACCCTACGGTGGGTAGTGAAATCAAAAAGACGCGCCCCTGTGTAGTAATTTCCCCCAATGAAATGAACAAGCACCTCAAAACGGTAGTGGTTGCACCTATGACCACCAAAAACAAGAATTACCCTACAAGGGTAGAGGTGAAGCACAAAAATCAAAAAGGCTGGGCGGCTATCGATCAAATTAGGACCATAGATAAGCAGCGGATTGTAGAGGTTTACAACAGCTTGAGTCCTAAGGAAATCAACCAGACTAAAGCAGTTATCCGAGAGACATTTGTCGATTAA
- a CDS encoding AbrB/MazE/SpoVT family DNA-binding domain-containing protein yields MDVSIVKIGNSKGIRLSKTVLEKYNFKDTAELVLEKGFIIIKPKAEPRKGWDTAFKKMHDNGDDELLMGDVFEDEEFGEWK; encoded by the coding sequence ATGGATGTTTCAATAGTGAAAATAGGAAACTCGAAAGGGATTAGGTTGAGCAAGACCGTACTAGAAAAGTATAATTTTAAAGACACGGCTGAGCTTGTACTCGAAAAAGGATTTATTATTATCAAGCCAAAAGCTGAGCCTCGCAAGGGTTGGGATACAGCATTCAAGAAAATGCATGATAATGGCGATGACGAGTTATTAATGGGCGATGTGTTTGAAGATGAAGAGTTTGGAGAATGGAAGTAA
- a CDS encoding dihydrofolate reductase family protein, translating into MRQLIYYVAISLDGFIARLDEDISGFVQGGNGVEKYMNDLKDFDTVIMGRKTYEFGYKYGLQPGQPAYPHMKHYIFSTSLSFENQYEQVQVCPLDLKIIKDLKAEGGSPIYLCGGGEFAGWLLENQLIDQLKVKLNPLLIGEGIPLFGSSKKQYKLELLEGQAYENGLQILTYEIGY; encoded by the coding sequence ATGAGACAATTAATCTATTACGTAGCGATCTCCCTCGATGGGTTTATTGCCAGACTAGACGAGGATATTTCAGGCTTTGTGCAAGGCGGAAATGGCGTTGAAAAATACATGAACGATCTCAAGGATTTTGATACGGTAATAATGGGCAGAAAGACCTACGAATTTGGGTATAAATATGGGCTACAGCCCGGGCAACCTGCCTATCCGCACATGAAACATTATATTTTCTCCACCTCTTTGTCTTTTGAAAACCAATACGAGCAGGTTCAGGTTTGCCCGCTAGATTTGAAGATTATCAAGGATTTGAAGGCGGAGGGAGGCTCGCCTATTTACCTCTGCGGCGGTGGCGAATTTGCCGGCTGGCTCTTGGAAAACCAACTGATAGACCAACTGAAAGTCAAACTCAACCCTCTGCTGATTGGGGAGGGAATCCCACTTTTTGGTTCTTCCAAAAAGCAGTATAAATTGGAGTTGCTAGAAGGGCAAGCGTATGAAAATGGGCTTCAAATCCTGACTTATGAAATCGGATATTGA
- a CDS encoding PhnA domain-containing protein, translating into MSLEKEIMERSGSKCELCGGADDLKIYEVPPKENGNDYENLMACGVCLEQIEDASKMDPNHWRCLNDSMWSTVPAVQVVAWRMLSRLRTEGWPADLLDMLYLDEETLEWAKATGEGIAEEDRVKHIDSNGTELQAGDSVVLIKDLNVKGAGFTAKRGTAVRGISLVADNPEHIEGKVNGQQIVILTKFVKKS; encoded by the coding sequence ATGAGTTTAGAAAAAGAAATTATGGAGCGAAGTGGCTCGAAATGTGAGCTGTGTGGTGGAGCAGACGACTTAAAAATATACGAAGTGCCTCCAAAAGAAAATGGGAATGACTACGAAAACCTGATGGCTTGTGGAGTGTGCCTAGAGCAAATAGAAGATGCTTCTAAAATGGACCCGAACCATTGGAGGTGCCTCAACGACAGTATGTGGAGTACCGTTCCCGCTGTGCAGGTAGTGGCTTGGCGAATGCTGAGTAGGTTGCGCACCGAAGGCTGGCCGGCAGATTTGCTGGACATGCTCTACCTCGATGAGGAAACTTTGGAATGGGCAAAAGCTACGGGTGAAGGAATCGCCGAAGAAGACAGAGTAAAACACATCGATAGCAATGGAACCGAGCTACAAGCGGGCGATAGCGTAGTGCTTATTAAAGATTTGAATGTGAAAGGTGCGGGCTTTACAGCAAAAAGAGGAACTGCCGTGAGGGGTATTTCCCTTGTAGCCGATAACCCTGAGCATATTGAGGGGAAAGTGAATGGGCAGCAGATCGTGATCCTTACCAAGTTCGTGAAGAAATCGTAA
- a CDS encoding MarR family transcriptional regulator encodes MDKDNQALLLENQICFPVYAVSRFITKLYGPFLQKLNITYPQYLVLLVLWEREQQTVSELSEVLFLESNTLTPLLKRMEEKQLVERKRSVEDERKVMISLTEQGKDLKKEAECIPSMIINEFNSEDMSMDEVVAFRSTLSKMLNMFKEKAS; translated from the coding sequence ATGGATAAAGACAACCAAGCTCTGTTGCTAGAAAACCAGATTTGTTTTCCAGTATATGCCGTATCTAGGTTCATTACAAAGCTATACGGCCCTTTCCTTCAAAAGTTAAATATTACCTATCCACAGTATTTAGTATTGTTGGTGTTATGGGAACGGGAGCAGCAAACTGTTAGTGAATTGAGCGAAGTATTGTTTTTGGAATCCAATACGCTGACCCCTTTGCTCAAACGGATGGAAGAAAAACAATTGGTAGAACGAAAACGATCTGTTGAAGATGAAAGAAAGGTGATGATTTCGCTTACCGAACAAGGAAAAGACTTGAAAAAAGAGGCTGAATGTATTCCTTCCATGATCATCAATGAATTTAATTCGGAAGATATGAGTATGGATGAAGTAGTTGCGTTTCGATCAACGCTTTCCAAAATGTTGAACATGTTCAAAGAGAAAGCTAGTTAA
- a CDS encoding glutathione peroxidase — MKDERFYDFEASDLRGSNVKMSDFEGKTVLVVNTASKCGLTPQFDGLEKLYQKYKDKGFVVLGFPSNQFANQEPGDADSIEQGCRINYGVTFPMFAKVDVNGKNAHPIYKYLKSKQKGTLVSRIKWNFTKFLIDKNGEPIKRFAPTDKPEKIDVYLEKLIA; from the coding sequence ATGAAAGACGAACGGTTTTATGATTTTGAAGCTTCTGATTTAAGAGGAAGCAATGTTAAAATGAGCGACTTTGAGGGAAAAACTGTGTTGGTGGTGAATACCGCTAGTAAATGTGGGCTAACTCCTCAGTTCGATGGATTGGAAAAGTTGTATCAGAAATACAAGGATAAGGGCTTCGTGGTACTTGGATTTCCTTCTAACCAATTTGCCAACCAAGAACCTGGCGATGCAGACTCCATTGAGCAAGGTTGCCGCATAAATTATGGTGTTACTTTTCCTATGTTTGCAAAGGTTGATGTGAACGGTAAAAATGCCCATCCCATTTACAAATACCTGAAAAGTAAGCAAAAAGGAACGCTTGTGAGCAGAATAAAATGGAATTTCACCAAATTCCTTATCGACAAAAATGGTGAGCCCATCAAAAGGTTTGCCCCTACGGACAAGCCGGAAAAGATAGATGTATATTTGGAAAAATTGATTGCATAA
- a CDS encoding carboxypeptidase-like regulatory domain-containing protein → MDTTKTITINIFSAALLTFIFLFTSQLEAQLLLKQRVNVNWEKKPYSEALEELRDVYGFSFVYSDDQLPSRLLSYQVQNMPLEYVLLQMFKNSKNNFKEINGEIIISHYIPGNPIPKYTINGKVTETISGEELIGVTIWLKGTPEGAISNFYGFYSLTLPEGIYELEFSYLGYKDIVVPIQLDSNITLDMEMKESEIQLEEVEVVGKELEEDVNIKQAQMSIFRMNAKVLKEVPVFFGEPDVIRTIQLLPGVQSIAEGSTGIFVRGGTASQNLLLIDEAPVFNASHFGLFSIFNPDAVKEIEFAKGSIPASYGGRLSSVLDVRMKEGNFEKPVFTGGVGTLSTRLSFEAPLKKDKGSFFVAGRRSYADFFLNSFPSQSFGGGNTLYFYDLNGRFDYRFNLKNKVSVSGYLGRDRLGFDDLYGVSWGNQSISARWNHIFNPKLFSNLTFYTSSFQNRNIVDLVQDFGYVSRSNIRHTGIKQDFSYFINPSTQLDFGYDINRHRYFFGEVTPTNETSVIQEEFIDPSFAIETSVYVGFEKNIGDRIDIYAGLRYSRFDNVGPGRKYIYDTEDVLSPETSEENIIDSVSYDWGEIINTYQGLEPRFSLRYSFNNNTSAKVSYNRTRQYLNQMSNTNTPSPVDMWAPVNSYIPPQIGDQIALGLFKNFDDNTFETSIEGYYKFMDNQVEFKPLANLLLNDHLETEVLLGTGISYGAEVFIRKKKGRFTGWTGYTLSNTTRETPGINLGEPYPASHDRRHDFSIVGNYKFNELISVSANWVYSSGVAYTFPVGKYEKDGFLVPYYSTRNGFRLPPTHRLDISATFFRKMSPEKKNESSFNFSIYNVYNRKNTYAYIFRQNQEDRSQTEVVKIYLFSIIPSFTYNFKF, encoded by the coding sequence TTGGACACAACTAAAACTATAACCATTAACATTTTTTCTGCCGCACTACTAACTTTTATTTTTCTGTTTACTAGCCAGCTCGAAGCACAGTTGCTTCTAAAACAGCGGGTAAATGTAAATTGGGAAAAGAAGCCGTATTCGGAGGCTTTGGAAGAGCTTAGAGATGTTTATGGTTTTAGTTTTGTTTATAGCGATGATCAGCTCCCTTCCCGCTTACTCTCCTATCAGGTGCAAAATATGCCTTTGGAATATGTTCTTCTCCAGATGTTCAAAAACTCTAAAAATAACTTTAAGGAAATAAATGGGGAGATCATTATTTCCCATTACATACCCGGTAATCCTATACCCAAATACACCATTAATGGTAAAGTGACGGAGACTATTTCTGGAGAAGAACTAATAGGTGTGACGATTTGGCTCAAGGGAACTCCCGAGGGCGCAATCAGTAACTTTTACGGGTTTTATTCCCTCACTTTGCCTGAGGGCATTTATGAATTGGAATTTTCTTACCTTGGCTACAAAGACATTGTAGTGCCCATTCAGCTTGATAGTAACATAACGCTCGACATGGAAATGAAAGAGTCGGAAATCCAGCTAGAAGAGGTAGAAGTAGTTGGGAAAGAGCTGGAAGAGGATGTTAATATAAAGCAGGCTCAAATGAGTATTTTCAGGATGAATGCCAAAGTGCTGAAAGAAGTTCCTGTATTTTTCGGCGAGCCCGATGTTATCCGTACTATCCAGCTTCTTCCTGGGGTTCAATCTATTGCCGAAGGCAGTACGGGGATTTTCGTAAGAGGTGGGACGGCTAGTCAAAATCTGCTCCTTATAGATGAAGCCCCTGTTTTCAATGCCTCACACTTTGGGTTATTTTCAATATTCAATCCTGATGCGGTAAAAGAAATAGAGTTTGCCAAAGGTTCTATCCCTGCAAGTTATGGAGGAAGGCTTTCGTCTGTGTTGGATGTAAGGATGAAGGAAGGGAACTTTGAAAAACCCGTTTTTACGGGAGGAGTTGGGACACTTTCTACCCGACTTTCTTTTGAAGCCCCTCTCAAAAAAGATAAAGGTTCTTTCTTTGTGGCCGGCAGAAGGAGCTATGCAGATTTTTTCCTCAATAGCTTCCCTAGTCAAAGTTTTGGAGGTGGCAACACCCTGTATTTTTATGATCTTAATGGACGGTTTGACTATCGGTTCAATCTCAAAAACAAGGTTTCCGTTTCAGGTTATTTGGGAAGGGATAGGCTCGGATTCGATGACCTTTATGGGGTTTCTTGGGGCAATCAAAGTATTTCAGCTAGGTGGAACCACATTTTTAATCCCAAGCTTTTTTCCAACCTCACCTTCTATACCAGCTCTTTTCAAAACAGAAACATTGTCGACTTGGTGCAAGATTTTGGTTATGTTTCTCGCTCGAATATAAGGCATACGGGAATCAAGCAGGATTTTTCTTATTTCATCAATCCCAGCACTCAACTAGATTTTGGGTACGATATCAACAGGCATCGTTACTTCTTTGGAGAGGTAACACCCACAAACGAAACTTCGGTAATCCAAGAAGAATTCATAGACCCTTCCTTTGCCATCGAAACTTCGGTTTATGTAGGTTTCGAAAAAAACATTGGAGATAGGATAGACATCTACGCTGGACTACGCTACTCCCGCTTCGACAATGTAGGGCCAGGCAGAAAGTATATCTACGACACAGAAGATGTACTATCACCTGAAACTTCTGAAGAAAATATTATAGATTCTGTATCCTACGACTGGGGAGAAATTATCAATACATACCAAGGGCTAGAACCTCGGTTTTCACTCAGGTATTCTTTCAATAACAACACCTCGGCAAAGGTTTCTTATAACCGAACTAGGCAATATCTCAACCAAATGAGCAATACCAACACCCCTTCCCCTGTGGATATGTGGGCGCCAGTCAACAGCTATATCCCTCCTCAAATTGGTGACCAAATAGCGCTTGGTCTATTTAAAAATTTTGATGATAATACATTTGAAACTTCCATAGAGGGGTATTACAAGTTTATGGACAACCAAGTCGAGTTTAAACCTTTGGCAAACCTATTGCTCAACGACCACCTCGAAACAGAGGTGCTATTGGGGACGGGGATTTCTTACGGAGCAGAGGTTTTTATACGGAAGAAAAAGGGCAGGTTCACGGGCTGGACGGGATATACCCTTTCTAATACTACACGCGAAACACCCGGGATCAACCTTGGCGAACCTTACCCCGCTTCGCATGATAGGCGACATGATTTTTCTATAGTAGGAAATTACAAATTCAATGAGCTAATAAGCGTATCTGCCAATTGGGTTTACTCTTCTGGAGTTGCCTATACCTTCCCCGTAGGGAAATATGAGAAAGATGGCTTCCTGGTACCCTATTACAGTACTAGAAACGGATTTCGCTTACCTCCTACCCACCGGCTAGATATCTCGGCTACTTTCTTTAGGAAAATGAGCCCCGAGAAAAAGAACGAAAGCAGCTTCAATTTTTCTATTTACAATGTGTATAACAGAAAAAACACTTATGCATACATCTTCAGGCAAAACCAAGAAGACCGTTCTCAAACCGAAGTTGTCAAGATTTACCTCTTTAGTATTATCCCATCTTTCACCTATAATTTTAAATTCTAG